The following are encoded together in the Lactuca sativa cultivar Salinas chromosome 1, Lsat_Salinas_v11, whole genome shotgun sequence genome:
- the LOC111896707 gene encoding protein FAR1-RELATED SEQUENCE 5-like, with protein MQVFPSYDEALAFYREYACNSGFEIRKATTKQSKKGDGYSRRRLTYHQKQLVNDVSDINIGPVRAFKILKQTQGRFVNVGVTEVECKNLKRDMITYIGESDADMVIEKLTKKKEYLHDFNFEYCVDSEENLCGLFWADEEAKRNYSVFGDVGFDATYRTNKYFMIFMPFTGIDNHKKCVTFAVGLLASESIESYKWLLMAFKITFGWEPTMLMTDQDPTIKQAIPAVFSPSCRHRLCMWHISQKFTDKLGSHMSKTGVLKCLNILIWNERISANEFDIEWQSIMDEYDLIDCHLSGLMRTTSRSEGENYFYGLMPNADLHLIEFVGHFETEMEAQRFVQLKNNHDSRYMNPEIITKLLIEEEASQTFTRTVFFEVQIEIMASMLTCYSIKVVEYDGITKFSIKDTDKDVKHFGDFEVSFMKSDYTVSCSCLRFKLTGCLCRHCFYVLRISVVEHFPKKYVSRRWTKDVVPRSASGYNTCQFPTNDANEDFKAMIRDIDFSVDYCVDRLVSNMEKLKLYRQKVKELTKDVEEGTRNARPMTNIAFIGSVLGVEKRDKVTVKIPEGIRNKGSAPIKNSMIGQKETAIVNAKKGSRKCGRCRKYVDHNARTCQQKANASTSK; from the exons ATGCAAGTGTTTCCTTCATATGATGAAGCACTGGCATTTTACAGAGAATATGCATGCAATAGTGGGTTTGAAATACGAAAGGCAACTACAAAGCAGTCAAAAAAGGGAGATGGTTATTCCCGTAG GAGGCTTACATATCATCAGAAACAACTTGTAAATGATGTTTCAGATATAAATATTGGTCCAGTTAGAGCATTCAAGATATTGAAGCAAACACAAGGTAGATTTGTCAATGTAGGGGTAACAGAAGTTGAATGTAAGAATTTGAAAAGGGATATGATAACATATATTGGTGAGAGTGATGCGGACATGGTAATTGAGAAGCTTACTAAAAAAAAGGAGTATTTACACGACTTTAATTTTGAATATTGTGTGGATAGTGAGGAGAATCTATGTGGGTTATTTTGGGCAGATGAAGAAGCAAAACGTAATTATTCTGTATTTGGAGATGTTGGATTCGATGCTACTTACCGAACAAACAA gTACTTCATGAttttcatgccatttactggtaTCGACAATCACAAAAAATGTGTCACTTTTGCTGTTGGCTTACTTGCTAGTGAGTCAATAGAATCATATAAATGGTTGTTAATGGCTTTTAAAATTACTTTTGGATGGGAACCAACAATGTTGATGACCGATCAAGACCCGACTATCAAACAAGCGATTCCAGCTGTTTTCTCACCATCATGTAGGCATCGATTGTGTATGTGGCACATATCACAGAAGTTCACCGATAAG TTGGGTTCACATATGTCAAAGACGGGGGTGTTGAAATGTTTAAACATTCTGATATGGAATGAACGAATCAGTGCAAACGAGTTTGATATAGAATGGCAATCAATAATGGATGAATACGATTTAATA GATTGCCACTTATCAGGGTTAATGCGAACGACATCAAGATCGGAAGGTGAGAATTACTTCTACGGGTTGATGCCAAATGCAGATTTGCACTTAATTGAGTTTGTCGGTCATTTTGAAACGGAAATGGAAGCACAACGTTTTGTTCAACTTAAAAATAATCATGACTCGCGTTACATGAATCCTGAAATTATAACTAAATTGCTGATTGAAGAGGAGGCATCTCAAACATTCACACGAACTGTGTTCTTTGAAGTTCAAATAGAGATAATGGCATCGATGCTTACATGCTACTCAATTAAAGTAGTAGAATATGATGGAATAACTAAATTCAGCATCAAGGATACTGACAAAGATGTAAaacattttggtgattttgag GTTTCATTCATGAAATCCGATTACACTGTTAGTTGCTCGTGTTTACGATTCAAATTAACTGGGTGTCTATGTAGACACTGCTTTTATGTATTAAGGATATCGGTTGTGGAACATTTCCCTAAAAAATATGTTTCAAGAAGATGGACAAAGGATGTGGTGCCGAGATCAGCAAGCGGATATAATACATGTCAGTTTCCTACAAATGATGCAAATGAAGATTTTAAAGCAATGATCCGGGACATAGACTTTTCAGTTGATTATTGTGTTGATCGGCTAGTTTCTAATATGGAAAAGCTAAAGTTATATAGACAGAAAGTAAAGGAGTTGACGAAAGATGTTGAAGAAGGAACACGAAATGCACGACCCATGACGAACATAGCCTTCATCGGATCGGTACTTGGTGTTGAGAAGAGAGATAAAGTAACGGTTAAAATTCCAGAAGGAATCAGAAACAAAGGTAGTGCCCCGATTAAGAACAGTATGATAGGACAAAAAGAGACTGCGATTGTGAATGCTAAAAAGGGTTCGAGAAAATGTGGACGATGCAGAAAGTATGTTGATCATAATGCTCGCACTTGCCAACAAAAAGCTAATGCTTCTACTTCTAAATAG